CGACCACGGTGTCGACCTCGGCGACCCGGAACACGTTGGCCTCCATCGCCTGTGCGACACCCCGACGTAATGGTGCGATGGCACGCGCGGCGGCCGCCTCGGTCTCCGCGGTCGGCGCGAGGCCGGCCAGCGCTTCGCCGAACATGATCTCGTACAGGCGCGGATGCTCCAGGGCCCAGCCGACGTAGTGCACCCCGAGTCCGGCGAGGTCGGCATCTGTCGCCGACTCCTGCGCGGCCGCGAATGATTCGAATGCGCGGACGAGGACCCCGCGGGTCAGATCGTCCTTGCTACCGAACAGCGTGTAGACCGCGCTGGTGGACGTGCCGGCGGCCTTCGCGACGGCACGCACCGACAACGCGGCCAGTCCATCGGCCCCGACGATGCGCTCCGCTTCGTCGAGCAGGCGATCACGGAGGTCGTCGGTGTGCACCCTGGGTCTTGCCATAGCGGGCATTGTTTCATAACGTTGTTTCGTAACAACGTTACGAAACGATTCGGAGATCGGCCATGGCACGTCCCGACGCTCGGCGCATGACCAATGTGGCACCGCCGGAGGGCACCACGCTCTTCCTCATCGGTATGCGGGTGACCAAACCCTGGCGGGTGCGGGCGTGGGTGGGCGTGTTCGCCGCGATGGCCCGCATCCTCGGTCACCTCCGCGCGAACCGCGGTGCGGGCATGCTGAGCCACCGCCTCTATCTCGGGTCGTCGGCGATGGTGGTCTCGTACTGGAGTTCGGCCGACGATCTGCGACGGTTCGCCGCGGCCGCCGATGCCCCGCACCTGCCGGCCTGGCGGTGGTTCACCAGGAACTTCGCCGACACGAACTCGGTGGGCATCTGGCACGAGACGTACGTGATCGGCGAGCACGAGACGATCAGCAGCGGGATGGGCGCGTGGGGTCTCGCCGAGGCCGTCGGTGCGGAGCCGATCGGGTCCGGTCAGGCGACCGCCGCTGCGCGATTGGCGCACAACGGGTGTCCTGCGGCACGGCGCGTGCCGTAGACGACTCTGCGGCCGATCACCGGGTGGGCGTGTGCTCCAACAACATCTCGATCGCACCCACGATGGTGTCGACGAGGCCGGTGACGGTGTGGT
This sequence is a window from Gordonia insulae. Protein-coding genes within it:
- a CDS encoding TetR/AcrR family transcriptional regulator, with amino-acid sequence MPAMARPRVHTDDLRDRLLDEAERIVGADGLAALSVRAVAKAAGTSTSAVYTLFGSKDDLTRGVLVRAFESFAAAQESATDADLAGLGVHYVGWALEHPRLYEIMFGEALAGLAPTAETEAAAARAIAPLRRGVAQAMEANVFRVAEVDTVVASLWSQVHGMAMLLLSGHFPAAADPVAAAMAVIDGWRA
- a CDS encoding DUF4188 domain-containing protein, translated to MTNVAPPEGTTLFLIGMRVTKPWRVRAWVGVFAAMARILGHLRANRGAGMLSHRLYLGSSAMVVSYWSSADDLRRFAAAADAPHLPAWRWFTRNFADTNSVGIWHETYVIGEHETISSGMGAWGLAEAVGAEPIGSGQATAAARLAHNGCPAARRVP